The window GTCTCCAACAGCCGATCCCGCTCGCAGTTGCAGGCGCCGGGAGGACAAGGCTGGCGGAGCGGAGGCAGGGTGTTCATGATCTCCGATCATAGCCAAGTGCGAGGGCTTTTGCCCATGGGGCAGGGCACCTGCCGTTTCCGGCGGCAGGTGCGTCAGGCGTCGATCGCTATTGCAGTTTTTCTACCGCACCGAGTACCTCGTACGCGGCCTTGACCCGGGCCGGGTTCGGGTAGTTCTTGTTGGCCAGCAGCACGATGCCGATGTTTTTCGCCGGAATGTAGGCCACGTAGGCGCCAAAGCCGTTGGTAGCGCCGGTCTTGTTGACCCAGCTATTGGCGCGTGGCGGTTGTGGTGCCTTGAACCAGTCGAGCTGCTGCGGCTCGAGCATCTTGTACGAGTTGCCCTCGAGCAGAGTGTCGAGCTTGGCCGGGTACGGGTAGAACTCCCAACCCAGGCCCTGGATAGTGTCACCGAACTGGTAGTACCCGGCGTGGGTCGAGGCGATGGCCTGTTGCAGGGGCTTCTCGAGCTGCTGGGGCTGCATGTTCACCTGGACGTAGCGCAGCAGGTCGCTGGAGGTGGTCTTGATGCCATAGGCCTCCGAGTCCAGTGCGCCAGGGCCGACCCGCGATGGGCGGTCGTCCTTGGTATAGCCCTGGGCATAGCGGTTCATCTGGTCCTTGGGCACCTTGAGGTAGGTGTGCTGAAGGCCCAGTTTGGGCAGCAGGTTCTTTTCCATCAGGTCGTCGAATGGCTGGCCCAGGCTTCTGGCAGCCACATAGCCGAACAGGCCGATACTCGGGTTGGAATACTGGCGGCGCGCGCCGGCGGGGTAGGCCGGCTTCCAGTGCTGGAAGTATCTCATCATCTT of the Pseudomonas vanderleydeniana genome contains:
- the ampC gene encoding class C beta-lactamase, which gives rise to MLKKTRLHSTLFMSTLCLFASGHSVAAETPADPLKAVVDAAIQPIMQEQGIPGMAVAVLINGKAHYFNYGVSSKTDKQPVTENTLFEIGSISKTFNATLAAYAVAQGKLSLSENTSHYLPELRGSAFDRISVLNLGTYTPGGLPLQFPDDADSTDKMMRYFQHWKPAYPAGARRQYSNPSIGLFGYVAARSLGQPFDDLMEKNLLPKLGLQHTYLKVPKDQMNRYAQGYTKDDRPSRVGPGALDSEAYGIKTTSSDLLRYVQVNMQPQQLEKPLQQAIASTHAGYYQFGDTIQGLGWEFYPYPAKLDTLLEGNSYKMLEPQQLDWFKAPQPPRANSWVNKTGATNGFGAYVAYIPAKNIGIVLLANKNYPNPARVKAAYEVLGAVEKLQ